The Hydra vulgaris chromosome 14, alternate assembly HydraT2T_AEP genome includes the window ttaattttccttttaacttttttctttttaactttattaaataagaaatttaagttgttttaaagacttttttattcacttttttttaagttaaaattgttaaaaaagttttattgaataaatgaATTCAACGGAGAGTAACTTTAAGGTAAAAACATCCCATCTACTTGTTTTTTGGTCGTTCTTAGCTATCGAAGTGGTAATAATTGTGGTTGGAAACGCCGTTGTGTTTTGGTGCTTTTACACGAGTAAACAGTTACGtactaaacaaaattactttGTTATATCTTTGATTTTAAGTGATATACTTGTTGGTATTATTGTTCCACCATGCGAATATTGTGCCTTTATTAAAGGCCGTTACTGTTACATATTTTGCGGCagtcttttaagttttttaactttagccTCAGTTATTAGTCTAGTTTTAATTGCAGGTGACCGTTTTTTTTCGATCACGTCGCCATTTAAATATCGTGCGTTTTTATCAAAGCGAAGGGCAAGAAACATAATTGCAAGTGGTTGGGTTCTCACAGCGTTTCTCACAGCAATTCCATTGACATGGCAATTGAACATCCGTGTTAGTAAAACGTTTTCCGCAAAAATCAACCTAATATTTACGATTAGTATGTTTTGTATGGTAGTGATGGTTGGAACATTAATAAGCTTTGTGTatgctaaaattatttttcttgtaaaacaaaaactatcgGGTCGAAAATCAAGAAATCCTGTAGCATTGAGAGTAAATGTAATGGtagcaataagtttttttgtttgttggaTTCCAACATTGGTGGTTGAAATTATGCTGCAAAGTGGTATACgcgttaataaatatattccTCTGGCATCATATAGTATTCTTTTGTTTAACCCTTGCTTAGATCCAATTTTTTACGCTTACTATAGAAAAGATATCCGAAAAGAGATTACTAGGTCCTTGTCTAACATGACAAAAAGTTCTTTGTTTGAAGCAACAACGAAAAGCGGTTTTTATTCAGAATAGCATAATTTAATAACATGgattatgtttgtatttatttttaattaatgatatattttattaactgttGTTAATAGTCCTTCGAATACATTTAAGGTGAAAAAGGTAAATAGTAAATTAGTTTATCATTATAGATGTTtctatctaaatattaatactcCAGTTAATGTTTAATACTTAACGTCGCACAGAAACCTTAAAAAGTGgccaaaattatttatttatgaaaaaacattatatttaacATGTTCTTAGGATTATTCTGGTTCCAggaatttattttcaaagttaaaagCTAAATCTGATCACTCTACATTGGTATTTTACTAGCTGGATGAAGCATACAAGGGAAGggtgtatcaatttttttttttttgtaaattttaaaatcaaggTATGTTAATTTTGGTTAAGTATTATAGAGAATTCCAaacctgcaaaaaaaaaaaaaatcaagaaaacttGCAAGGGTGGGCCACTTGTAAGgaaaatgactaaaatatgaCAATTTAAAGGAtgaaaattataactaaaaaaaaatattttctttgtaattttttttttttttttgaagaactcactatttattattatctattaagtcgaattgagaaaaaaatcatatttaattgaaaaagttgtaaaatgaCCACATAAACTAAGTTTTTGTGAATTATGTTTATAGAAAAgttaagcagtttttttttatttttagacaagGAATTTGACCGTGGGTGTTTAACGGTTTTACctgttatttaattaaagagaGTTCAATTTTGCAAAGAGTTTAATGAGGATTgaaaatatgcaaaataaaagattcaaaaagttctttaataatactacttttgttttaaagtaaaaataatcaaaatacgACTAACAAAGAGTAacagttataatttaaaataatatttgtttgattaaatttttttaattgctgaaTATATGCTCAATTTTATGACAGAAACTTCTATTTAGTATGctgaatttaactaaaatatagttaaaaattctAACCGAATATCAAGTAAAAGGACTACAggttaaaaagttctttaaaaacatcCAAATAAAGATGAGAGGGTTTAAGAAAAATTCAGTATTACTAACAATCAACATTACTAATGATAACACAAAATGTTCGGTGAAGCACTAACCTTGACTCTCATAAGAGCCATTCTAATATTATTAGAGAAGCAACTCTTACTTCATCAAACATTTTGTGAACGCGAACTTATTATCaaagtaaacaataattaactggcaaaaaataaatatttctcaaTTAATTTGTCACAAGCAATATCAGCCGTTAGATGTTCACCATTTTCTGTCTTGTAATTAAAGCTCGTAGAAGATACTATTGGGTCCGACCTAATTAGAAGGTAATTCAACTGATTTCTCATCACATTAGGTCTTAAAATTTTTGCActgatttgaaaattttaaaattcaatcaAGCTTTgtgaatttctttattttaggcttcttatttttattttaggtttctTGTTTTTACTTTAGGCTTCTTGTTTGCTTTTCTGAATAAAACCCCTGAATTTTAAGTTCTTAAAATTCAGAAAAGTTCTAAAATCcgaaaaatcagaaaattatgaaaaaaatgatcgCCATCGGATTACATACATAATAGAAGTTATATCCTGCACATAAAAGTTTATGCACCACaagccacttttttttttacttaatttctGTTTACTTGTTTCTAGCTCaagattaatatttaaaaggaTAAggaatgtaatatttatatttgataaccaACAGTTTTGGTTCACTTGTTAAAAGCTTCCCAACAAACACAACTACAAAATCTAGATGTCTTTAAATAGTACGTAAAAATAAggcaataaaatagttttaaaaagaaaaataacaaaaatacaagaAGCAGTGACTGTTGAAAACACGTAAACGCCAGAACCGTAAGTAAAATACAACTACAAACTTGTAATttgtaatttatgttattttattcaactattctttaaaaaaaaattttcttaaagatCTCATTTATAAAGATCAGAGGTTTTACAAGAAAAAGAGTTTTTCTAGTATAACCTCTGATCTGTACAAATGGGAAAATATgttattgaaaactttgtttataaactaattataaattacaaaatattttgagtgTTTCTAAAAAATGGGCCGAAAGAAACCAAAACCGTACTAAAGCTACTAAAAAAGCAgcagaaaaagcaaaaaatagacAGACTTTTGAGGATATGGGATTTATGACCATAACACAGACCAACGAAAATGCCTTCTCTCTAAACACTCAGTTAAGCCCTCAAGTAacttaactgttttttttttgtttcttttttttcctaaaaaccACAGGTATAACAATCTTTGTTGCTAATACTAACTTCCTAAAGAATCTATAATAATGACCATGACTACTGATCAGTCCGTGAAGCCCAAGAGAAACCAATATCCTCATCCTCCTCCTTCAAGATCACCTGCTGCATACAATATGTGTAATTAGAAGGACTGTGAATCAGTGGGGGCTTCAAACAATTCACCTGAAGCTGAGCTAAATGAACTTAAAAGTGACTCATCAGAGTCAGAAGGAGGAACTTTATGTAACAGTGGAGAATATGATGCTCATACCTGACTTGGTAGTGTTTAATGCTAACGCCTCTTTTTAGCCagtttttttagtcaaaaagattgtgatgtaattattttaaaattaacctttctacattttttaaagcaacTACATATTTCCCCGTGATTCTAAGAAGATAATTTTTCTATGAACATGTTTTATCAATCTTTGTCTAATAAGGAAAAAgcagaaagaaattttttgatttgaagCTTGACTACAAAGATTCTCTACTATTTCCCTTGGTCTCTCTTAGGCACGATAGCAGTATTTAAAAGCGGATTTTCCTTTCTTTGTTGGAACGGAGAAGTCGATTGCACCAAAGACTCTACTTGGATTGGAAAGTGACATACATTCGTCTTTGTATAGATTCAGAGCTCCAGAAGCGAATCAATTTTGAGACAGCTAAATAGAGGAAAAATTTCGTGGAATTTTGGATGTAactcttttttatcttttagttgacttattataaaattctctcaataccaattttaattatttatataattattgtaatagtttagttatattttttatttacagttatATTTGCAAATGAAACAAGACATGCGAATGGGAAGGGAAATTGAAACTTTCTTGCCGGTATGGAGCTTATTGGTTGCCACAACCCCGTCATTGCATTCCACTTGGAAGATGAAAGACGCCATCAACAAAAAGAGCCCATTACCGCTCTCCGTCATCTTAAATTGAGTTCTTAAGAAAATGTGGTGGTGTCATCTAAAGTGCAATTGTCAAAAATATCCCGGATAGTTTCTACTTAACCATCATAGTCGATGGTACCTGttgcattatttattaatgCAACCAAATACTGTAATTACTTCTTGTCTAAAGCTCGCGTTTATCGCTacggctttttatttttaaaccgtGCGattttgtaaattctttttttataatttacttctTGAGTGAGAACGTTGTCTTGATATTGCTTCTGTAATTAACTacttaagaataaaaaagtatttaaacattaCCCCCAATATACCTAACACTAAGCAGATAACCTTTGTTACTCGTATTCTTCTCTCTGAAAGAGAAACTAATCGCTGGACAATCAAAGAACGATTCTTGAGTGTTGAAGCTTTTGAGAAAAAGAAAGGAGTTGATATAACTAAGCTTACTTATTGCTGATGTGGTTGCAGTCAGGGATACGATAATAGATCCAATATATCAGGTCCTTAAATGGGAGCTCAAATCTTAGTAAGGCAAAATTATTTAGAAGCTCTGTACGTTCACTATAGCGCTCGCAGTCTGAATTTGGCTGGTGTGCACGCAGCCATTAAGATAAAAGTCTTCTTTGGAAATGTCGAATCTTTGTACGAATTATTCATTTCAAGTTCTGCCTGAAGGTAGATTCTCTCTACAGCCACAGAAATTTCTTTGCGTAGACTTTTTATGACAAGATGAAGCTCTCGCACCGATGCAATCAAACCACTTACCAAGTGACCTAGAAAAACGGTGGCAGCTCTAAAACATATCATGGAAAACCTGGGTCTGACAAGTGAGCAGCTCAGCcaaccataaatttaaaaaaaatggttaaatttCTACAATCTAAAGCCATTACCATTGATGACAAGCTACGTTTGACTGAACAGCTGCTGGAAGATATTAAACGGATTAGAGACTCTTGGTTGCAAATTTTCCAAAAGGCTAAAGCTTTAGCTATGTTTTCATTAATTTGGTTGGATAATGATGATctttctgttaaaaataaattttgtgaacTTGCACAGTTTTATCCGAGTAATGTAAACAAAGATCTCATTGAAGAAGTTcgcctttttaaaaatttgagcaaaacaattttcaagcgAGGAAATCCACGTAGCTACTCAATCAAATCTTCAAGAAGAAGTTTGAATACCTTTTTCCGCAATTCGTATTATGATCCAGATTTCCAACACTACTCCTATGTCAGTTACTGAGAGTGAATAATCGTTTAGTAAACTGAAGGTTGTAAAAAACTCTCTCTGTTCAATGATGGGCCAGGATTGCTTTTTGACCCTGGTGTCATTGGTGCTCTCGAAGGCCCTGAAATTAGCTTTTTGAGAAAACTTGCTtagaagtttaataaataacGATGTTTCGGTtccaaaataatgtttttccgTCAGCcattatagttgtttattttcaggAGCTGCAACAACGTGATTGGTAATAGCAAAATTTAGTTGTGACAGCAATATTTAGTTTCTGATTGGCTAATGGTTGTTGATTATAGGACATTGCTTTAATAGCCTAAATATAATAACAGTGGCTATAACGATAAAGTAACagtgttttatcttttaacttcatacttttttatctttagttttagTTCTGTTAGAACTAGTTAGAAAATGTTAGAATTAGTtctaaattaggaaaaaaaaataatactttactaaaaattacaacgtgtttttaaaataattggtaTATTGCGTTTAGTGAACGGAAACTTTCGGCTTCAGCCGAAATTTCGGCCGAAGTTCCGGCCGAAACCGAAACCGAAAATTCtgtttcaacaatttttttatttttcctgttTCGGCCGAAATTTCGGTTCAAACCGTAACCGAAATGAACcgaaacttttaaaagattttttttaagttttaatatagaGTGGGATCATGATAGTTTCCTAATTGTAATCGTTTGTtagtaaatcaatttttaattataacaattgtaaaaattttaattgaaatcacGTTACATAATAGTTTTAAGTTACTATTCTCAAATCATTCTTAAAATGAATTAACATTTAAGTAAAGCAACCCAAACCAATAGTTTAATCAAAAGTTTCTCAGTGCTAAATTTTACAATGGAAAATAATCGATAAAAAACTGGTTTATGAAATCATTTTACCGCGACAGCTAGTGATTTCAAATACGGAACTTGCAATTTGAAAATATCTCGTGGATCGCACAATCTAAATCTCAAAAATTGATTCAAACTTCAAAGAAGGTCTGAAGTTTCTTGTACgaccgtggcgcagtggttagagcgcttgccttttaagcaggagatccaggctCAAAACGAGCTTCGGATatatttttgcgtcacggtaatgaagaaggcgtgaacttcctggttaaatgcacttctgcggtgctctgtgacaagacctataggtcttcttggggcacctaaataacaaaacaaaaaaagtttcatagatttatattagaaaacaacattaaaagcAAAGTTAGGTTTGGCAAAAGTAGCAAAGAGATTCCTTAGACCTCCATGAACATCTGCCGAAGTTAAAAGGTTGGTTTTAACTGCTAGAGAAATTCTTTCAAATGAAAGAAACAGACTTTTGccagaaaacatgaaaaaatatgtatttcgCAGAGAAAATACTTCAATTATTACCTTTAATTGTTGAAATGTCCTGACATATCAGAGTTTTTATCAAACTATGTTACATGGTGATTAGCTAGatatatgtaaaatagtttttttttgctttaaatctgtGATCATAAAAGGTTCAAGGATTTTAAacattcattttcaaatttcgGCCGAAATTTCGGTTTCGGTTTCGGCCGAAATTTCAGTTTCGGTTTCGGCTACGGCTTCACTGAACCGAAATTTCGGTACTTTCGGTTTCGGCTCAAATTTCGGTTTCGGACGATCACTAATTGCGTTTGAAAAAAGAGAAGCAATTCAACTTAAATTGTTAGATTATTAACTTATAACGATTAGCGTTGATTTATATCGTTATAATCAGGGGCGTGTGTAGGGGATGTCTGCTACGTCGCTGGacatactcaaaaaaaaatatatatatatatattttcataacttcaatattttgttgaataaatatGATGCGTTGGTAGATAAAAGCAAACAGAAAGAATAATTATAGCAAACTAAAGCAATGGAAACTGGAAACTGTCTGTACAATTCTATTCTCATTAGTCATCACTGGGAATAAATCTGTAGTAAATGATTTAAGATTATTGACATCAATCgagctttttttaaatgcagaCTTCTACTCAAACCATCCAACTTTTCAGTCTGTTTTTTGtaacaatataaatgtttttccttgtttaaaaaacattctgcTGTTGTCAGtatcaaaaaattctttagataCAAAAAAGGAAGGCAAAGAGTTAGTACAAGAAGAAACTTTTCATAATTGCAATGATAATAACTGGTCCTCTTTCCATTGTGTTCTTGAATTATCAAGCATATGTGGAAAAAAATGGAATATCTTTACCCAGACCAATACCTAGTTTTAGTAAAGTAACTCAATGTATACCATTTTCTATCCCTTCCTATAATTATGAT containing:
- the LOC105844203 gene encoding adenosine receptor A3, translated to MNSTESNFKVKTSHLLVFWSFLAIEVVIIVVGNAVVFWCFYTSKQLRTKQNYFVISLILSDILVGIIVPPCEYCAFIKGRYCYIFCGSLLSFLTLASVISLVLIAGDRFFSITSPFKYRAFLSKRRARNIIASGWVLTAFLTAIPLTWQLNIRVSKTFSAKINLIFTISMFCMVVMVGTLISFVYAKIIFLVKQKLSGRKSRNPVALRVNVMVAISFFVCWIPTLVVEIMLQSGIRVNKYIPLASYSILLFNPCLDPIFYAYYRKDIRKEITRSLSNMTKSSLFEATTKSGFYSE